One genomic region from Deltaproteobacteria bacterium encodes:
- a CDS encoding cold shock domain-containing protein, producing the protein MTGTIKRIVRDKGFGFITPDDGSDDVFFHRSRLAPRVPFEDLREGDQVVFQTRPGEKGPQAFDVRLR; encoded by the coding sequence ATGACCGGCACCATCAAGCGCATCGTGCGCGACAAGGGGTTCGGCTTCATTACCCCCGATGACGGGTCGGACGACGTGTTCTTCCACCGCTCGCGGCTCGCGCCGCGGGTCCCGTTCGAGGACCTGCGCGAGGGCGATCAGGTGGTGTTCCAGACGCGACCGGGCGAAAAGGGGCCGCAGGCGTTCGACGTGCGCCTCCGCTGA